Part of the Zea mays cultivar B73 chromosome 4, Zm-B73-REFERENCE-NAM-5.0, whole genome shotgun sequence genome is shown below.
CCTAGAGTTGTTCGAAACAGggtcttagggggtgtttgaatgcactagagataatagttagctgctaaaattagttgaacgtttccaaacagtctagctaatagttcatctattagctacttttagtaAATTAACTAATAGATAGTTTAtatttattagctagctaattctactaaCAATTTTTTAGCCAattaactattagctctaataCATTTAAACACCTATTCATATAAAAATaagtttaatatatatatatatatacattagTTTATTGTTAGCTCTTGATGACATGGCAAGAGCATAGAGCATTTAGTTAGCTTTTATATTAGTCTTGAACCAAAAAAACCATTAATACATGCAGTGGTGGATCCAGGATTGATCCAAGAGGGGGCTACTAAGCTAAGGCTTAAATTTttttaaaccaaacaaaaaaaaataATTGATGTTTAATATGACACAAGAAGCAAGATATAATTTAAACATTCAAGAAAAATAATATTAATAAAGAACTAAAAACAACAAAATGTAAACCTTACCACCAAAGCCATTTGCTTGCTTGTCTGCAGTCCGCGTCCATCCGGCCGCCCCTGTTCGGCTGACTGGACTTGCTTGCTTTGCTTGTCTGGACTCCGGGCTTCACTGCTTGCTTAGTTTACTTCATGGCTTCAATGCTTCCTTCACGGCTTGCTTGCTTTGCTTGTCTGGACTCCGGACGCCGGCGCACCGCAGCGGTGAGGGCGTGAGGCGAACTGGCGAAGGACGGAAAGAGGCCAGCCGGCTAGGAGCCCAGGACCAGAAGGGAGCGCCCGTGGCGGTTCTCCGGCCTCCGGCGGTCTGGCCTCCGGGCGCGAGGCGAGTGGGCTAGTGGTAGTGGCGGCTGCCAGATGGAGCTGGAGGAAGGCATAGACGCGTAGTGGCGTGCTGGAGGCTGGAGGGACGACTGCGGCTCTGCCGGCTGTCGCTCTGCGTGACTGCGTGACCGATAACTTGATGGGCCGCGGGTCGCTATTCGCTTTAGCTGGGCCGCGACCGGGACTACAGCCCAGACAGCTTCGGACGTACATCCGCCCCCGAATACATGCCCTTATCTCTATTCGTTTGTGTTGTGGGGAGCAAAATGGTAGTGCTCGGGCCAGGCGAAGCGACGAACTCCTCCGGCCCTCCCAGAGATCCCAAGTCTCAATTGACACGTGGGCACGCTAAAGTGGATTTCGGCCGTGCGACCAATCCTGCCGACGCGCTGTGCGCCCCACCGCCTCCCGCAGCAACCGGCAAGCCCGCCGAGAGGCACCCAACCCGGGTTCTCAAGTCACTGACTACGTGATCCTACATACCATAGCCCCACCTGTCACACGGAGCGCGACGGTTCACCGCCGAGCGGGGAGTTGCCGGTGGCCGGGCCCCGCGCCCACAGCGACAGGACAGGCCGCGCCGCTCTCTTTACCCCGGAACCACGCGGCAGTTTTTCCACGCGTGGCAACTGGCAAGTTACCCTTCCACCCCTCCCTGTCCCGATCCCGTGCACCCGGTGCACGGACACGGGCCACATCCCACCGTCCAAACCACCAATGATCCTTGAGCGCTGTGACCCATGCACCTGGTCCACTCGAAACCTTGACGGCCTACCACGCGGAGTAGCTGCTCGGTGCCCGTTTCCACCGCCGCGTGCTCGTGAGCTCGTCCCGTCCCTGCACCCTCCGCACGAGCTCGTGGGTTCCAACCACCGTCAGTTCGTCTTCGCGATCCGTGTAGCAGGCAACTGGTCCATACGACCCGTCCACGCGGAAGTGAGCCGCGCAGCCCCGCGGCACTGCACTGCACACTACTCCCACCGCGACCGCTGGACGGCGCACCTACGGCTTACCTACTCGTAACCCGCCCCGGCACCCCTCCCGCCCCGCCCCGAGCAACGCCCGCTAGGCTGCTGTGCTACCCCGCAGTCCCAATTCCACAGTCCCCACCCCACCAGGTGCACCACGCCGCCACCGCAGCCTCCGCCCCGGCTGCGTTGACCCCCGTTGAcctccgcccgcccggccgccatgGACCCGCGCTTCCCGCCGCCGGCGCCGTCGTCCTGCTTCGGCGGGGGCGGGGAGCTCCCAGCACGGGGGCACCACCGGCGGGCGCACTCGGAGACGTTCATCCGGCTGCCCGACGCAGACCTGCTGCTGGACCCGGACGCCGACTTCGGCTTCTCCGACATCGACTTCCCCTCTCTCTCCGACGACTCGCCCGCGGCGTCCGACCCGACGCCGCAGCCCCAGGCCCCGccgctccagccgccgctgcagcaGGCGGCTTCCCCGGCGTCCGCGGCGCCGCCGAGGCCGCCGAGCGGGGCGCACATGCGGAGCCTCTCCCTCGACGCCGCCTTCTTCGACGGCCTCTCGCTgcagggaggcggcggcggcgggggggtAAGAGGGGGCATGGCGGGGCACAAGAGGAGCGGCTCCATGGACGGGGACACCTCGCCGTTCGAGGGCGAGTCGGCGCCGCCGTCCGTGCTGCCGGACTACGCCAAGAAGGCCGTGCCCGACGACAAGCTCGCCGAGCTCGCGCTCCTCGATCCCAAGCGCGCCAAGAGGTGAGCAAACGCCTTCAGCGTCCGCGAGCTGTCTTCACCTTGGAATTGCTTCCCCCGCTGCTTGAGATGCTTCATGGAGCTGGGACGTGATACCTTGTCCTGCCTGGTCAAGTCCTGGTTTCAAGATAGGTATAATTTCCTCTCCCGCGGCGGTGCAGGATCCTGGCGAACCGGCAGTCCGCGGCGAGGTCCAAGGAGAGGAAGATCAAGTACACCAGTGAGCTGGAGAGGAAGGTGCAGACGCTGCAGACAGAGGCCACCACGCTTTCGGCACAGCTCACGCTTCTTCAGGTAACGAATATTTGTTTGGTTGCTTTGACCAGGCACTATCATAACTTATTGTGCCCTCCTCCAAAGTCCCGCTTATCCTTGGACAGAAAAAAAAAATCTTGTGGTTGGGTGTACGAAACGTATCATTGCTTCAACCAGCGCTAATTTTTTAACTGGGGCTTGTCTCTTGCTACAACTACAAGTACCACGATAGGAGATCAGCTATTATTTTATCCCACCGCTCTTAATTATTTGCTCTCTTGCCGTGCTGGACAAGTGGGAAAACGAACTTAGCTTACTTAAACCTTGGCATCATACGATTATCTATATAAAGAAAGCAAGATGTTACCATCACTCACATCCTCTCCTTATGATTGTCCAGTCTAATGGTTTCTTGCCCTGGCTTATCAGTTTCATTCAAGTAACTTGGGTTTAAAACCTTTTTGTTTCTTCTTCTCACTAGAGTTTTTGCTGCTTCTTGAGGATTTCTTCCGAAGTTAAACTCTTCGATCCTTAGGTCGATATGAATTGTCTCCTTGCTGGTTCATGGATTAATTCCTCCTATGTCACAGGAATATTGCACCTTCctttaggccctgtttgtttcagattataatctgacaaga
Proteins encoded:
- the LOC100273609 gene encoding Transcription factor VIP1 produces the protein MDPRFPPPAPSSCFGGGGELPARGHHRRAHSETFIRLPDADLLLDPDADFGFSDIDFPSLSDDSPAASDPTPQPQAPPLQPPLQQAASPASAAPPRPPSGAHMRSLSLDAAFFDGLSLQGGGGGGGVRGGMAGHKRSGSMDGDTSPFEGESAPPSVLPDYAKKAVPDDKLAELALLDPKRAKRILANRQSAARSKERKIKYTSELERKVQTLQTEATTLSAQLTLLQRDTSGLTTENRELKLRLQAMEEQAKLRDALNDALREEVQRLKIAAGQVPNMNGNPFNGGLSQQQQMPSYFSQPQQMQYFSGHQGQHHHPKHDPQNSSNGGGQPLSDSMDFM